A region of uncultured Carboxylicivirga sp. DNA encodes the following proteins:
- a CDS encoding peptidylprolyl isomerase, whose translation MNISVGRKYLVLLLIYVLGSHRLMAQEPVFYVTISTNMGNMKIKLYNETPNHRDNFLKLAGDQHFDGTLFYRVVKGFVIQGGSSDSRNAAPGRAIGYGKAINIDSEFNDECFHKKGAICAPRQPEDVNHFKMSDISQFYIVQGRKYTSEELDLIEKATNNPIKKELKTQFYLPHKEELSRLKEEDPKEFNRLLRDIKDKIAFHYSISDKKEFTEEQRKAYTTIGGTPELDGDYTVFGEVVEGLDVLNKIAAMEVDKANRPYTDVKIKVTVDKL comes from the coding sequence ATGAATATCTCTGTTGGAAGAAAATACCTTGTTTTATTATTAATATACGTTCTTGGTAGTCATCGTTTGATGGCACAGGAACCTGTGTTCTATGTTACCATATCTACCAATATGGGTAATATGAAAATAAAACTCTATAACGAAACACCTAATCACCGCGATAACTTTTTAAAGCTGGCTGGTGATCAACACTTCGATGGCACATTGTTTTATCGGGTTGTTAAAGGGTTTGTTATTCAAGGTGGTTCTTCCGACTCTAGAAATGCAGCTCCTGGACGAGCTATTGGATATGGAAAAGCCATTAACATCGACTCGGAATTTAATGATGAGTGCTTTCATAAGAAAGGAGCTATCTGTGCTCCTCGCCAGCCAGAAGATGTGAATCATTTTAAGATGTCAGACATTTCTCAGTTTTACATTGTACAGGGCCGAAAATACACCAGTGAAGAATTGGATTTAATTGAAAAAGCGACGAATAATCCGATTAAGAAAGAACTCAAAACACAGTTTTATCTTCCTCATAAAGAAGAACTGTCTCGTTTAAAAGAAGAAGATCCCAAAGAATTTAACCGGTTATTGCGCGATATTAAGGACAAGATTGCTTTTCATTACAGTATCTCTGATAAAAAGGAATTTACTGAGGAACAACGTAAAGCATATACCACCATTGGTGGCACTCCTGAGCTGGATGGCGACTATACTGTTTTTGGTGAGGTTGTGGAAGGTTTGGATGTTCTCAATAAGATTGCAGCTATGGAAGTTGACAAGGCCAATCGCCCTTATACTGACGTTAAAATTAAAGTAACTGTAGATAAACTTTAA
- a CDS encoding peptidylprolyl isomerase yields the protein MNKLLALLAVALFFASCSPRLKPNQVLFKTNKGDILIELYDETPKHRDNFKKLASEGFYDQLLFHRVIKEFMIQGGDPESKGAEAGKQLGNGGPGYTIDAEIDFPKLFHKKGALAAARMGDNVNPEKKSSGSQFYIVQGKTFTDEEFAKVENRLKSMQRQGIFYQTLEGYKDTLMSLRQAGDQQAVMDMQMKINELVEEKVAAAPDVTIPENIKEVYRTIGGVPHLDGNYTVFGEVIEGLDIVDSIVVVECDNNDRPLEDIIIEKVFTGK from the coding sequence ATGAACAAATTATTAGCCTTACTAGCTGTTGCATTGTTTTTTGCTTCATGCTCACCACGATTAAAGCCTAACCAGGTACTGTTTAAAACCAACAAAGGCGATATTTTAATTGAATTGTATGATGAGACTCCCAAACATCGTGATAATTTTAAAAAGCTTGCCAGCGAAGGTTTCTATGATCAGTTATTATTTCATCGTGTCATTAAGGAATTTATGATACAGGGGGGAGATCCTGAATCGAAAGGTGCTGAAGCTGGAAAGCAGCTGGGCAATGGTGGACCAGGTTATACTATTGATGCTGAGATTGATTTTCCAAAATTATTTCATAAAAAAGGTGCTCTTGCCGCAGCACGTATGGGCGATAACGTCAATCCAGAGAAGAAATCTTCAGGTTCGCAATTCTATATCGTACAAGGCAAAACGTTTACTGATGAAGAGTTTGCAAAGGTTGAAAATCGTTTAAAATCAATGCAGCGTCAGGGAATATTTTATCAGACTTTAGAAGGGTATAAAGATACTCTTATGAGTTTGCGTCAGGCAGGCGATCAGCAAGCCGTTATGGATATGCAAATGAAAATTAATGAATTAGTAGAAGAAAAGGTGGCAGCTGCTCCTGATGTTACAATCCCAGAAAACATTAAAGAGGTTTACCGAACTATTGGTGGTGTACCTCATTTAGATGGAAACTACACAGTTTTTGGTGAAGTAATTGAAGGTTTGGATATTGTTGATTCCATTGTTGTTGTTGAATGCGATAATAATGATCGTCCTCTTGAGGATATTATCATTGAAAAAGTATTCACCGGGAAATAA
- a CDS encoding succinate CoA transferase, with product MSFKILTPEEAASYIHHDANVAFSGFTPAGSPKVVPKAIAAKAEAEHAAGREFKIGVISGASTGDSLDGSLARANAVKFRTPYQSNKDLRNSINSGGVEYFDMHLSALAQEMRYGFFGDIDVAVIEAADVSPNGEVVLTSGVGISPTAVRLAKRVIIELNKKHPAKIKGLHDIYEPLDPPYRKSIPVHTPEMRIGDPVLRIAPAKIMGIVETDAPDETGGFSPVDEVTQKIGDNVATFLAGEIGKGIIPKEFLPIQSGVGNIANAVLGSLGSNPGIPPFKMYTEVIQESVIELMRKGEITFASGCSLTVSPPVLESIYEDYDFFKDKLVLRPQEISNNPELVRQLGLITINTAIEADIFGNINSTHILGTKMMNGIGGSGDFTRNSFLSIFTCPSVAKGGAISAIVPMVSHQDHSEHSVKVIITEQGVADLRGKSPRQRAEAIIENCVHPDYKDILRGYLKLTEGAPQTPTALNAAFKMHIELLTSGDMKNTKWE from the coding sequence ATGTCATTTAAAATATTAACTCCAGAAGAAGCGGCATCATACATACATCATGATGCTAATGTGGCCTTCAGCGGTTTTACTCCGGCAGGGTCTCCAAAAGTTGTACCTAAAGCGATAGCAGCAAAAGCAGAAGCTGAACATGCTGCTGGTAGAGAATTTAAAATCGGTGTCATCTCAGGTGCATCAACAGGCGATTCGCTTGACGGTTCATTAGCTCGTGCTAACGCTGTTAAATTCCGTACTCCGTATCAGTCGAACAAAGACCTACGAAATTCAATTAACAGCGGAGGTGTTGAGTACTTTGATATGCACTTATCAGCTTTAGCTCAGGAGATGCGTTACGGCTTTTTTGGTGATATTGATGTGGCTGTTATCGAAGCGGCTGATGTTTCTCCAAATGGTGAGGTGGTTTTAACTTCAGGTGTTGGTATTTCGCCCACTGCCGTTCGTTTGGCTAAGAGAGTTATTATTGAATTAAATAAAAAGCACCCTGCAAAAATCAAGGGTCTTCATGATATTTACGAACCGTTAGACCCTCCTTACAGGAAGTCAATTCCGGTTCATACGCCTGAAATGCGCATTGGTGATCCAGTCCTAAGAATTGCTCCTGCCAAAATTATGGGTATTGTTGAAACCGATGCACCTGATGAAACAGGAGGTTTTTCACCTGTTGACGAGGTAACACAAAAGATTGGTGATAATGTAGCTACTTTCTTAGCCGGAGAAATTGGAAAAGGCATTATACCAAAAGAGTTTTTACCAATTCAATCGGGCGTTGGTAACATTGCAAACGCAGTATTAGGTTCGTTGGGTTCTAACCCGGGAATTCCTCCGTTTAAAATGTATACTGAGGTTATTCAGGAGTCAGTAATTGAATTAATGCGTAAAGGCGAAATCACATTTGCTTCGGGTTGTTCGTTAACTGTTTCCCCTCCGGTATTAGAAAGTATTTATGAGGATTATGATTTCTTTAAAGATAAATTAGTTCTTCGTCCGCAGGAAATTTCTAATAATCCAGAATTAGTTCGTCAGTTAGGTTTAATTACTATTAATACTGCTATTGAGGCTGATATTTTTGGTAACATTAACTCTACTCACATATTAGGTACTAAAATGATGAACGGAATTGGTGGTTCGGGTGACTTTACACGTAACTCTTTCCTATCGATATTTACTTGTCCATCAGTGGCTAAGGGTGGAGCTATTTCGGCTATTGTTCCAATGGTATCTCACCAGGATCACTCTGAGCACTCTGTAAAAGTTATTATTACCGAACAAGGGGTTGCCGATTTAAGAGGCAAGTCTCCACGTCAGCGTGCTGAGGCAATTATTGAAAATTGTGTTCACCCTGATTATAAAGATATTTTAAGAGGATACTTAAAATTGACTGAAGGTGCTCCGCAAACTCCAACTGCATTAAACGCAGCATTTAAAATGCACATCGAACTTTTAACTTCGGGTGACATGAAAAATACAAAATGGGAGTAG
- a CDS encoding DUF6146 family protein, translating to MKRYFFIILVIGVIMACSTTKDIQNQSKAEIELAADSTEYELIVLDTRFESYLISQPYSKDFYSNEYYKQWNIQYCTEWNIRHANPFRYGDFYETNIPYESNTDYGIDFNFRLYHYFQFIEKEYGIVLIARRGKAVR from the coding sequence ATGAAAAGGTATTTCTTTATTATTCTTGTCATTGGAGTAATTATGGCTTGCTCGACTACCAAAGACATTCAGAACCAATCAAAGGCTGAAATTGAATTGGCTGCCGACAGCACCGAATACGAATTAATCGTTCTTGATACCCGATTCGAAAGTTATCTGATATCACAGCCTTATTCCAAAGATTTCTATTCAAATGAATATTACAAGCAATGGAATATTCAGTATTGTACCGAATGGAATATCAGGCATGCTAATCCTTTCAGGTATGGAGATTTTTATGAAACTAACATACCATACGAAAGCAATACAGACTATGGAATCGATTTTAATTTTCGACTATACCATTATTTCCAGTTTATAGAAAAGGAATATGGAATTGTTTTAATTGCAAGAAGAGGCAAAGCAGTTAGGTAA
- a CDS encoding DMT family transporter has protein sequence MNNQTKGVLLAATTALLWGILAIGLKVSLNYFDSYTVVWFRFFIATISLISFFSIKKPSFLNVLKKPPRLMLLAGLFLGFNYIGYMQGINLAGPAATQIIIQTGPIVLGLVGFFIFKEKINLLRGIGFLIAAVGFSVFYFYQIGEFGAEQAEFTKGVAWILFGALSWVSYAVTNKKLVTHWHPQQVNLIVFALPVILFLPMTDFSALTSEYEWWIWLLMIALGINTVVAYGTLAASFKYAEANRISIVITLNPIITFILLEIMMTLNVQWFEIKPVPTMAFGGAGLVLLGAILAVGIKRR, from the coding sequence ATGAATAATCAAACAAAAGGTGTTTTACTGGCTGCAACAACAGCATTGCTTTGGGGCATACTGGCCATCGGTTTAAAAGTTTCACTCAATTATTTTGACTCTTATACGGTTGTTTGGTTTCGATTTTTTATAGCCACTATTAGTTTGATCTCCTTTTTCTCAATAAAAAAACCTTCTTTTCTGAATGTGTTAAAGAAACCACCACGGTTAATGTTACTGGCTGGTTTGTTTCTGGGATTTAACTACATAGGTTATATGCAGGGAATTAACCTGGCCGGACCGGCAGCTACACAAATAATTATTCAAACTGGTCCTATTGTTTTGGGCTTAGTGGGCTTTTTCATCTTTAAAGAGAAAATAAACCTGTTACGAGGAATTGGTTTTTTAATAGCTGCAGTTGGATTTAGTGTTTTTTATTTTTACCAGATTGGTGAATTCGGAGCCGAACAAGCTGAATTCACAAAAGGAGTGGCATGGATTCTATTTGGTGCCTTATCGTGGGTAAGTTATGCCGTTACCAACAAAAAACTGGTTACTCATTGGCATCCTCAACAAGTAAATCTTATTGTTTTTGCCTTGCCGGTCATCTTATTTCTTCCAATGACTGATTTTTCGGCTCTGACTTCTGAATACGAATGGTGGATATGGCTTTTAATGATTGCTTTAGGTATTAATACTGTTGTAGCCTACGGTACTCTAGCAGCTTCGTTTAAATATGCCGAGGCGAACCGTATCAGCATTGTTATTACTCTCAATCCGATTATCACCTTTATCTTATTGGAAATAATGATGACGTTAAATGTTCAATGGTTCGAAATAAAACCAGTTCCAACCATGGCATTTGGAGGAGCTGGCCTTGTTTTACTTGGTGCCATACTGGCTGTTGGAATTAAACGAAGATAA